The Euleptes europaea isolate rEulEur1 chromosome 2, rEulEur1.hap1, whole genome shotgun sequence genome has a segment encoding these proteins:
- the UHRF1 gene encoding E3 ubiquitin-protein ligase UHRF1, which yields MWIQVRTMDGKETHRMDSLSKLTKVEDLRKRVYKVFRVAPDRQRLFYRGKQMEDGHSLFDYNVGLNDIVQLLVRPSPGILPLANKEKDSELSDTDSGCGSGQSESDKSSNNGEGALEMDNVQPSTSAQADLVNLVDPGFGYYKINELVDARDTSMGAWFEAQVVNVTLKEKETNKENESDEESELPEAVAEEDVIYHVKYEDYPENGVIQLSSKNVRARARTILQWEELEIGDVVMLNYNPDDPKERGFWYDAKILQKRETRTYKELYTKIVLGDAGDTLNDCRITLVDEIYKIEEPGCAVPLTADSPMKRQSGPVCKHCKDNPSKPCRMCACHVCGGKESPEKQLMCDECDMAFHIYCLNPPLSRIPEDDDWYCPECRLDVSEVVLAGEKLKESKKKAKMASANSSSQRDWGKGMACVGRSRECTIVPSNHYGPIPGVPVGTLWKFRVQVSESGVHRPHVAGIHGRSNDGAYSLVLAGGYEDDIDHGNSFTYTGSGGRDLSGNKRTAEQSCDQKLTNMNRALALNCSAPINDKEGAEAKDWRSGKPVRVVRNAKGGRISKYAPVEGNRYDGLYKVVKYWPETGKSGFLVWRYLLKRDDEEPAPWTREGKERMKKLGLTMQYPEGYLEAVANKERENDSTPEEEFETPGKGKRKRKSANGSRCSESPAATPKKTKVEAYKLTAQQKAQIKADKANAKLWDEALEALKDGPKFLKKVEETFLCICCQEVVFQPVTTVCQHNVCKDCLDRSFRAEVYSCPACRNDLGKNYTMEVNQPLQTLLNQLFPGYGNGR from the exons ATGTGGATCCAAGTGCGCACCATGGATGGGAAGGAGACGCATCGAATGGACTCCCTTTCCAAGCTGACCAAAGTGGAAGATCTCCGGAAAAGGGTATACAAAGTGTTCCGAGTGGCACCTGATAGACAAAGGCTCTTCTACAGAGGCAAACAG ATGGAGGATGGTCATTCCCTTTTCGATTATAATGTTGGCCTGAATGATATTGTTCAGCTGCTGGTCAGGCCGAGCCCCGGCATCCTGCCTCTGGCTAACAAAGAGAAGGACTCTGAATTGTCAGACACGGATTCTGGCTGCGGCTCTGGGCAAAGCGAGTCGGACAAGAGTTCTaataatggggaaggggctttgGAGATGGACAATGTGCAGCCAAGCACATCTGCCCAGGCTGACCTAGTGAACTTGGTGGACCCGGGTTTCGGATACTACAAG ATCAACGAGCTGGTGGACGCTCGCGACACAAGCATGGGGGCCTGGTTCGAAGCACAGGTTGTAAATGTGACTCTGAAAGAGAAGGAGACCAACAAGGAGAACGAGAGCGACGAGGAATCCGAGCTTCCGGAAGCCGTCGCCGAAGAGGATGTTATATATCATGTGAAATATGAGGA ctacccAGAGAACGGTGTCATCCAACTGAGCTCCAAAAATGTGCGTGCTCGTGCCCGGACAATTCTGCAGTGGGAGGAGCTGGAAATAGGGGATGTTGTCATGCTGAATTACAACCCTGATGACCCAAAGGAGAGGGGCTTTTGGTATGATGCCAAGATCCTACAAAAACGAGAAACCCGAACGTACAAAGAGTTGTACACCAAGATAGTTCTTGG TGATGCTGGAGATACCTTAAACGACTGCCGAATTACCCTTGTGGATGAGATCTACAAGATTGAGGAGCCTGGGTGCGCTGTTCCACTGACTGCTGACAGCCCCATGAAAA GGCAGAGCGGACCAGTATGCAAGCACTGCAAGGACAACCCCAGCAAGCCCTGCCGGATGTGCGCCTGCCACGTGTGCGGGGGGAAAGAGAGCCCTGAGAAGCAGCTGATGTGTGACGAGTGTGACATGGCTTTCCACATCTACTGTCTTAACCCTCCTCTTAGCAGAATACCTGAGGACGATGACTG GTACTGCCCCGAGTGTCGGCTTGACGTGAGCGAGGTGGTGTTGGCTGGGGAGAAGCTGAAAGAGAGCAAAAAGAAAGCGAAGATGGCCTCCGCCAACTCGTCCTCTCAGCGGGACTGGGGCAAG GGCATGGCATGTGTGGGCCGCTCAAGAGAATGCACCATCGTCCCGTCAAACCATTACGGACCAATCCCTGGGGTTCCCGTCGGCACCCTGTGGAAGTTCAGAGTCCAG GTGAGCGAATCTGGTGTCCACCGGCCCCATGTGGCAGGCATCCATGGAAGAAGCAACGACGGCGCCTATTCTCTGGTCCTGGCAGGAGGCTACGAAGATGACATA GATCATGGGAATTCATTCACTTACACTGGAAGTGGAGGCCGTGACCTTTCCGGAAACAAGCGTACGGCTGAACAATCTTGCGATCAGAAGCTCACAAACATGAACAG GGCTCTGGCACTGAACTGCAGCGCTCCGATCAATGACAAAGAGGGAGCAGAGGCCAAGGACTGGAGATCTGGGAAGCCGGTCAGGGTGGTGCGGAACGCGAAGGGGGGCCGGATCAGCAAATACGCCCCCGTGGAGGGGAACAGATATGACGGCTTATACAAG GTTGTGAAGTACTGGCCTGAAACAGGGAAGTCTGGATTCTTGGTGTGGCGTTACCTGCTCAAAAGAGACGATGAGGAGCCAGCCCCCTGGAcccgggaagggaaggagaggatgAAGAAGCTTGGGCTGACCATGCAG TATcctgaagggtatctggaagctGTTgcaaataaagagagagaaaatgacagTACACCTGAGGAAGAATTTGAAACTCCAggcaaaggaaagaggaaaagaaaatccG CGAACGGGTCACGGTGCTCTGAGTCTCCAGCTGCCACTCCGAAGAAGACTAAAGTGGAGGCATACAAACTCACTGCCCAGCAGAAGGCTCAGATCAAGGCCGACAAAGCCAACGCCAAGCTGTGGGACGAAGCTCTGGAAGCCCTTAAGGACGGACCG AAATTCCTGAAGAAAGTAGAGGAAACCTTTTTGTGCATTTGCTGCCAGGAGGTGGTGTTCCAGCCAGTCACAACGGTGTGCCAACACAACGTTTGCAAG GACTGCCTGGACCGATCCTTCAGAGCAGAAGTCTACAGCTGCCCGGCATGTCGCAACGACCTTGGCAAAAACTACACGATGGAAGTCAACCAACCGCTGCAGACTCTCCTAAACCAGCTCTTCCCAGGGTACGGCAATGGACGGTGA